One window of Pseudomonadota bacterium genomic DNA carries:
- a CDS encoding thioesterase family protein: MPRIKLSELNNYEFHYTVTLEPRDINYGGHLGNDALVSLMGAARVNMLRSIGVSEKDLGDGKTGIIMSDLAVNYKSEAFMFDELVIDTHAGEISRSSFRLFHRINKGQIVVALAETGLTTFNYASRKVAPIPEVFLKALAEHGLQK; encoded by the coding sequence CGGATAAAATTGAGTGAGCTAAATAATTATGAATTTCATTATACAGTAACGCTTGAGCCGAGGGACATAAACTATGGAGGACACCTGGGCAATGATGCACTTGTATCTCTCATGGGTGCGGCACGGGTCAATATGCTTCGCTCAATAGGTGTTAGCGAGAAGGACCTTGGCGATGGGAAAACGGGTATAATAATGTCGGACCTGGCAGTGAACTACAAATCCGAAGCTTTCATGTTTGATGAACTTGTAATTGATACACATGCCGGAGAAATAAGTAGAAGCAGTTTCCGGCTCTTTCATCGCATAAACAAGGGGCAGATCGTTGTTGCCCTTGCAGAAACAGGTCTGACCACATTCAACTATGCTTCAAGAAAGGTTGCCCCAATACCGGAGGTATTCCTGAAAGCTCTGGCCGAACATGGGCTTCAAAAATAA